The Desulfotignum balticum DSM 7044 sequence GCACTTTGAAGCGATCAACCACAGGGAAGCCATTTTTTTCGTTGAAGATCTGGTCAATAAAAATGAGCCTCTGTCTGAATGGCAGATTAAATCGATTCACCAATTGATCCTGAAAAATATTGATGACAAGAATGCGGGTGTTTATAGAAAAACAAATGTCATCATCTCGGGTGCCGATCATGTGCCGCCCGATGCCCTGCATGTAGAAAGTGACATGCAACGTTTTATCAACTGGTATCAAACTGAGGGGGCATCGCTCCATCCAATAGAACGGGCGGCCCGTGTTCATGCCGACTTTGTGAAAATCCACCCTTTTGTGGACGGCAATGGCAGAACATCACGGCTGCTGATGAATCTGGAATTGATGAAAAGTGGGTTCCCGCCGGTTGTTCTCCCGGTGGAAAAGCGGTTGGAATATTACGAGACTCTGGATACAGCCCATTCGAAAAATGATTATGAGCCGTTTTTGATACTTATGGCGAATATTGCGGAATCGGGATTCAGACCCTACTGGCATGCATTGGGGGTAACCCCATGAAACCCTTTCAGATTAATGAAAAGTATCTTTCTCAAATCCCTGCTTTGCAGCTTTTGATTGGCCTGGGATTTGAATTTTTGACACCGGCGGAAGCACTCCGCGAAAGGCAGAACAGAACATCCAATGTGTTATTGGAAACGATTCTGCGCAACCAGCTCAAAGAGATAAACCGCATTCGTTACAAAGGCAGTGAGTATCTGTTCAGCGAGGAGAATGTGCAGTCGGCTATCCAGAAGCTGAAAAACATGAAATATGATGGGTTATTGAAGACCAACGAGGCCATTTACGATCTGATTACCCTTGGTACTGCCATGGAGCAGACCATAGAGGGTGATTCGAAAAGCTTCAATATGAACTATATCGACTGGCCCAAAGCTAACAACAGCACCGGCCGCAACAAGTTTCACGTAACAGTCGAATACAGTGTTGAACGTTCACGGTCAACGGAAACCGCCCGGCCTGATATTGTTCTCTTCGTCAATGGTATTCCGTTTTGTGTGATTGAATGTAAAGCGCCGCAGGTTGAGGTGGAACA is a genomic window containing:
- a CDS encoding Fic family protein, which encodes MINFNTLDSLKQKLDSFRPLPPEIVSNLHEDLVLRWTYHSNAIEGNTLTLKETKVALEGITIGGKTMQEHFEAINHREAIFFVEDLVNKNEPLSEWQIKSIHQLILKNIDDKNAGVYRKTNVIISGADHVPPDALHVESDMQRFINWYQTEGASLHPIERAARVHADFVKIHPFVDGNGRTSRLLMNLELMKSGFPPVVLPVEKRLEYYETLDTAHSKNDYEPFLILMANIAESGFRPYWHALGVTP